One bacterium genomic region harbors:
- a CDS encoding radical SAM protein: MSPSPSPHSDWSPAQVAAAAQAIVQPAAITALLEHSTGASAADVRDILFEAGHCRGLTLPQAATLLQVTDPPLRERITTTARVVHERMFARRVRLSDPVCPTNRCVNDCLYCPLRRSNTHLRRHTTGPRDLQREVIPLLEEGHRHLTLVFGDSRTGIQYVRDVVDAVYALRSRTGRVQRVDVNLNSSGPEELAALAGVERLGTYHLYQETYHPETYARLHPEGPKADFAWRLTSHDRAAEAGLRDLGLGVLLGVYDPCFDVLALLTHAHVLVTTGRARSVTVSYPRLLATPVAPASAETTWAVDDDSFAFLVAVTRLALPRTEIILNTPAPSEVRRTLYAQGVSQVSVGSSSYPGVYSADGAPEAGGRLTIGRPRNLETLVYRMCEVGFVPDFCAVSGAGPEPPADAGPDAARLALDHKAANSLLALKEYLLDYASEDTQTIAAGIIQEELARLSKKVRNQTLELMEEAEAGFRGQRL; the protein is encoded by the coding sequence ATGAGTCCCTCGCCCTCCCCGCACAGCGACTGGTCGCCCGCGCAGGTGGCGGCCGCGGCCCAGGCCATCGTTCAGCCCGCAGCGATCACCGCACTGCTGGAGCACAGCACCGGGGCCAGCGCGGCCGATGTGCGGGATATCCTCTTCGAGGCCGGCCACTGTCGCGGGCTGACGCTCCCGCAGGCGGCGACGTTGCTGCAGGTCACCGACCCGCCGCTGCGCGAGCGCATCACGACCACGGCGCGCGTGGTGCATGAGCGCATGTTCGCGCGCCGCGTCCGGCTGTCCGATCCCGTCTGCCCCACCAACCGCTGTGTCAATGACTGCCTGTACTGTCCCCTGCGGCGCTCCAACACGCACCTGCGGCGCCATACCACCGGGCCGCGCGACCTGCAGCGGGAGGTCATCCCACTGCTCGAGGAGGGCCACCGGCACCTGACGCTGGTGTTCGGCGATAGCCGCACCGGCATCCAGTACGTCCGCGATGTCGTAGACGCGGTGTACGCACTGCGCTCGCGCACCGGCCGCGTCCAGCGGGTGGATGTGAACCTGAACTCGTCGGGACCCGAGGAGTTGGCGGCGCTGGCGGGCGTCGAGCGCCTGGGCACCTACCACCTCTACCAGGAGACGTACCATCCCGAGACGTACGCCCGCCTGCACCCCGAGGGCCCCAAGGCTGACTTCGCCTGGCGGCTCACCAGCCACGACCGCGCCGCGGAGGCGGGTCTGCGCGATCTGGGCCTGGGGGTCTTGCTGGGCGTGTACGACCCCTGCTTCGATGTGCTGGCGCTGCTCACCCACGCCCACGTGCTGGTGACGACCGGCCGCGCCCGCTCGGTGACGGTGTCATACCCGCGGCTGCTGGCGACACCCGTAGCCCCGGCCTCGGCCGAGACGACCTGGGCCGTAGACGACGATAGCTTCGCCTTCCTGGTGGCGGTGACGCGGCTGGCCCTGCCGCGCACCGAGATCATCCTCAACACCCCTGCGCCCTCGGAGGTGCGACGCACGCTCTACGCCCAGGGCGTGTCACAAGTCAGCGTGGGCTCCTCCAGCTACCCCGGCGTGTACAGCGCCGACGGAGCCCCCGAGGCAGGCGGTCGCCTGACCATCGGCCGCCCGCGCAACCTGGAGACCCTCGTCTACCGCATGTGCGAGGTGGGCTTCGTTCCGGACTTCTGCGCCGTGTCCGGCGCAGGGCCCGAGCCACCGGCCGACGCCGGCCCTGACGCGGCGCGCCTGGCCCTCGACCACAAGGCGGCCAACTCGCTGCTGGCCCTCAAGGAGTACTTGCTGGACTATGCCTCCGAGGACACGCAGACCATCGCCGCCGGCATCATCCAGGAGGAGCTGGCCCGCCTGTCCAAGAAGGTCCGCAACCAGACGCTGGAGCTGATGGAAGAGGCCGAAGCCGGCTTCCGCGGCCAGCGCCTGTAG
- a CDS encoding carboxypeptidase-like regulatory domain-containing protein: MRTIPCAGLTLAVVVALMGAGPALAVPLTFSGTVVDAAGHPIADAQVAAVVVALPNSTALTVFKTDAAGAFTFQSEPLPYDQRNARRPVLAYKAGLAMALGSAEAGKPLVLTLGDKPEQRSGLVLGPDGKPLAGVPVRATSVSQTDSGGANALSSSSLPSSEGQTVTDAQGRFDLPGFAPGISVFVSMEAEGCAGAGVRITDTTPMTIALKPEATVSGKVLVNGQPQAGVRVWSYPTQPMAGARSASAQTAADGTYTLHHLGAGVLSVSVSGAPGMARPLEQIVTIKAGQAEKGVDFTLTPGALIRGKVTDEKTGQPVAKASVTTMTAEGRSPASASTDADGKYELRVPPGTYRLVCQGVGGAWTGPVFVTVGGRPQPVGSVEVTVKEGDALEGQNLTTRLPRTIKGQVLLPDGQPATGALLTMLGGFEGRAMPDLQPEARFELKLPDPPTTPGPLSYQSQPTLLVTEPTRNLAAAIQSPFADSLTVALQPAATVSVLIADEQNHPLPGFRVSVSYPMGEHSWMSQGSVVSDALGLVRLALLPPGFKLRVTPDTTLQQLMVNDTALREAEFVLKPGEERQLPTIIVNPAGRSLNVFVGEADGKPVAGAQVYAPGAQTPALTDAAGKVTLTKLPLKGKVLLIAFHPTEERLAVESVDPDAGVWPGLIVKPRGTTTGMLIAKPGGKPLEGWQVWCWARGDIWRLPYEVQQRLGTSGGERPRSTTDAQGRWRLEGLIPGLEYQLVGSTDAAGGARWGGRGISTFTAAGGPDQQDLGIVECDVPEGQ, translated from the coding sequence ATGAGAACCATCCCTTGTGCCGGACTCACTCTCGCCGTGGTCGTCGCGCTGATGGGGGCGGGCCCCGCGTTGGCGGTGCCGCTCACGTTCTCAGGCACCGTCGTGGATGCCGCCGGCCACCCGATCGCTGACGCGCAGGTGGCGGCGGTGGTCGTCGCCCTGCCCAACAGCACTGCACTCACGGTCTTCAAGACCGACGCAGCCGGGGCGTTCACCTTCCAGTCAGAGCCCCTGCCGTATGACCAGCGCAACGCCAGGCGGCCCGTGCTGGCCTACAAGGCCGGCCTGGCGATGGCGTTGGGCAGCGCGGAGGCGGGGAAACCGCTCGTGCTGACGCTGGGCGACAAGCCCGAGCAGCGCTCCGGTCTGGTGCTGGGCCCGGACGGCAAGCCGCTCGCGGGCGTGCCTGTGAGGGCTACCTCAGTCTCCCAGACCGACAGCGGAGGGGCCAACGCCCTTTCCAGCTCATCGCTGCCCTCGTCCGAGGGCCAGACGGTGACGGACGCGCAGGGACGCTTCGACCTCCCGGGCTTCGCGCCGGGCATAAGTGTGTTCGTCAGCATGGAAGCGGAGGGCTGCGCCGGTGCGGGCGTACGGATCACCGATACCACCCCGATGACGATAGCCCTCAAGCCCGAGGCCACCGTCAGCGGCAAGGTGCTGGTGAACGGGCAGCCTCAGGCCGGCGTGCGCGTGTGGTCGTACCCGACACAGCCGATGGCGGGCGCGCGTTCGGCCTCAGCCCAGACCGCCGCCGACGGCACGTACACGCTGCATCACCTGGGGGCCGGCGTGCTGTCCGTGTCTGTCAGTGGCGCCCCCGGCATGGCGCGTCCGCTGGAGCAGATCGTCACGATCAAGGCCGGGCAGGCTGAGAAGGGCGTAGACTTCACGCTGACGCCCGGCGCCCTCATCCGGGGCAAAGTCACCGATGAGAAGACCGGGCAGCCTGTGGCGAAGGCCAGTGTCACCACCATGACCGCCGAAGGCCGGTCGCCGGCCAGCGCCTCCACCGACGCCGATGGCAAGTATGAGCTGCGCGTGCCGCCGGGAACCTATCGGCTCGTCTGCCAGGGCGTCGGCGGGGCCTGGACAGGGCCCGTGTTCGTGACTGTCGGCGGACGTCCCCAGCCCGTTGGCTCCGTCGAGGTCACGGTCAAGGAAGGGGATGCTCTCGAGGGCCAGAACCTCACCACACGCCTGCCGCGGACGATCAAGGGTCAGGTGCTCTTGCCCGACGGCCAGCCCGCCACGGGCGCCTTGCTGACCATGCTGGGCGGGTTCGAGGGGCGGGCGATGCCCGACCTGCAGCCGGAGGCGCGGTTTGAGCTGAAGCTGCCCGACCCACCCACGACGCCCGGTCCCCTCTCGTACCAGTCCCAGCCCACTCTCCTCGTCACGGAGCCGACGCGCAACCTGGCGGCTGCCATTCAGAGCCCGTTCGCCGACAGCCTGACGGTCGCACTGCAACCCGCCGCGACGGTCAGTGTGCTGATCGCCGACGAACAGAACCACCCGCTCCCGGGCTTCCGGGTGTCCGTCAGCTACCCGATGGGGGAACATAGCTGGATGAGCCAGGGGTCGGTGGTGTCGGACGCGCTGGGCCTGGTGCGGCTGGCGCTGCTGCCGCCGGGCTTCAAGCTGCGGGTCACCCCGGACACCACGCTGCAGCAGTTGATGGTCAACGACACGGCGCTGCGCGAAGCCGAGTTCGTGCTGAAGCCGGGCGAGGAGCGGCAACTGCCGACGATCATCGTCAACCCCGCCGGGCGCAGCCTGAACGTGTTCGTGGGCGAGGCGGACGGCAAGCCGGTCGCCGGCGCCCAGGTGTATGCTCCCGGGGCGCAGACCCCGGCGCTCACCGACGCCGCCGGGAAGGTGACCCTGACGAAGCTGCCGCTGAAGGGGAAGGTGCTGCTCATCGCGTTCCATCCCACGGAGGAACGGCTCGCGGTCGAGAGCGTAGACCCCGACGCGGGGGTGTGGCCGGGCCTGATCGTCAAGCCCCGGGGCACGACGACCGGGATGCTCATCGCCAAGCCGGGCGGCAAGCCGCTGGAGGGCTGGCAGGTCTGGTGTTGGGCGCGGGGCGACATATGGCGCCTCCCGTATGAGGTGCAGCAGCGCCTCGGGACCTCGGGCGGCGAGCGGCCGCGCAGCACCACCGATGCCCAGGGGCGCTGGCGCCTGGAAGGCCTCATCCCGGGGCTCGAGTACCAGTTGGTCGGCTCCACCGACGCGGCCGGCGGGGCCCGCTGGGGGGGCCGGGGCATCAGCACCTTCACGGCCGCCGGCGGGCCCGACCAGCAGGACCTCGGGATCGTGGAGTGCGACGTGCCCGAGGGGCAGTAG
- the hydE gene encoding [FeFe] hydrogenase H-cluster radical SAM maturase HydE: MTLVERLLAGEIETEVLEALLTTSDEALEAALYAAADRVRQEHMGEGVHLRALIEFSSHCTRTCRYCGLRAPNHGLPRYRMTPEAVAAAARHAASLGYQTVVLQSGEDAWFGRTVVADLVRRIKGETGMAVTLCLGERPREDYAAWREAGADRYLLRIETSDRDLYANLHPGMSFALRVRCLCDLRELGYQVGSGLLVGLPGQTPALLARDLLFLRDLAPDMVGLGPFIPHPQTPLAEAPRCEVGLVLRMMALARLLLPQCHLVATTALGSIDPLGREKGLQAGANVMMPNATPQVYRAAYEIYPGKICLDEQPEHCRGCLEARLQSLGRHVATGPGHALRVGG; encoded by the coding sequence ATGACCCTGGTAGAGCGTTTGCTGGCGGGGGAGATCGAGACGGAGGTGCTCGAGGCACTGCTGACGACAAGCGACGAGGCCCTCGAGGCGGCGTTGTACGCGGCTGCCGACCGGGTGCGCCAGGAGCACATGGGCGAGGGGGTGCACCTGCGCGCCCTGATCGAGTTCTCCAGCCACTGCACCCGCACGTGCCGGTACTGCGGCCTGCGGGCGCCCAACCACGGACTGCCTCGCTACCGCATGACGCCCGAGGCCGTTGCCGCCGCCGCGCGCCACGCCGCGAGCCTGGGCTACCAGACGGTCGTGCTGCAGTCGGGCGAGGATGCGTGGTTCGGCCGCACGGTCGTCGCCGACCTCGTGCGGCGGATCAAGGGCGAGACGGGCATGGCCGTCACCCTGTGTCTCGGCGAGCGCCCCCGTGAGGACTATGCCGCCTGGCGTGAAGCGGGCGCGGACCGCTACCTGCTGCGCATCGAGACCAGCGACCGGGACCTGTACGCGAACCTGCACCCCGGCATGAGCTTCGCCCTCCGGGTGCGCTGCCTGTGCGACCTCCGGGAGCTGGGCTATCAGGTCGGCTCGGGGCTGCTCGTGGGCCTCCCCGGCCAGACCCCGGCCCTGCTGGCGCGCGACCTGCTCTTCCTGCGCGACCTGGCGCCCGACATGGTCGGCCTCGGCCCGTTCATCCCGCACCCCCAGACACCGCTGGCGGAGGCGCCCCGGTGTGAGGTCGGGCTGGTGCTGCGCATGATGGCGCTGGCACGGCTGCTACTGCCGCAGTGCCATCTCGTGGCGACGACGGCGCTGGGGAGCATTGATCCGCTGGGCCGGGAGAAGGGGCTGCAGGCGGGGGCCAACGTCATGATGCCGAACGCGACGCCGCAGGTGTATCGGGCGGCGTACGAGATCTACCCGGGCAAGATCTGCCTCGACGAGCAGCCGGAGCACTGTCGTGGCTGCCTGGAGGCGCGGCTGCAGTCGCTGGGCCGCCACGTCGCGACGGGGCCGGGCCATGCCCTGCGGGTCGGAGGCTGA
- the metW gene encoding methionine biosynthesis protein MetW produces MTASTLTQPASWVGCPPQDFRHVIELVEPGSTVLDLGCGNGDLLAALSRERHVRGLGIELSEQCIQACVARGLTNIVHGDLDEGLADYADQSVDVVILTNTIQVLQRPLHLLREVARVGRRCIIGLPNFAHWSARAQLFFGGRMPKTARLPYEWYDTPNIHLTTLKDFRDFCRLADLRILREVPLRTDARGRCRVVRFLPNLRADAGLFLVERIGGQR; encoded by the coding sequence ATGACTGCCTCAACGCTGACACAGCCGGCCTCCTGGGTGGGATGTCCGCCGCAGGACTTCCGGCATGTCATTGAGCTGGTCGAGCCGGGCAGCACCGTCCTGGACCTGGGCTGCGGCAACGGCGACTTGCTGGCAGCGCTGAGCCGCGAGCGGCACGTCCGCGGCCTGGGGATCGAGCTGTCCGAGCAGTGCATCCAGGCCTGCGTGGCCCGGGGCCTGACCAACATCGTCCACGGCGACCTGGACGAGGGGCTGGCCGACTACGCCGACCAGTCTGTGGATGTCGTCATCCTGACGAACACCATCCAGGTCCTACAGCGACCGCTCCACCTGCTGCGGGAGGTGGCGCGGGTGGGCCGGCGCTGCATCATCGGGCTGCCGAACTTCGCCCACTGGTCCGCCCGGGCGCAGCTCTTCTTCGGCGGGCGCATGCCCAAGACCGCCCGTCTGCCGTACGAGTGGTATGACACACCCAATATCCACCTCACGACCCTGAAGGACTTCCGGGACTTCTGCCGGCTCGCGGACCTGCGCATCCTGCGCGAGGTCCCGCTGCGCACGGATGCGCGCGGCCGGTGCCGGGTGGTGCGGTTCCTGCCGAACCTGCGGGCGGACGCCGGTCTCTTCCTGGTAGAGCGGATCGGAGGCCAACGATGA
- a CDS encoding O-acetylhomoserine aminocarboxypropyltransferase/cysteine synthase, which yields MSTIGDYTGFDTLALHAGQQPDSDTGSRAVPIYQTTSYVFKDTDQAANRFALKEAGQIYARITNPTWDVLEQRIAALEGGAAALVTASGQAAETLAILNLAGAGDHIVASSSLYGGTYNLLHYTLKKLGIETTFVDPDPSDPGAFGRAIRDNTKLVYAESLGNPKNDVLDIQAVADVAHEAGLPLIIDNTVTTPYLLNPIQWGADIVLHSLTKFLGGHGTSVGGIIVDSGKFNWANGKFPAFTEPDPSYHGLRFWDTFGAVAYVVKARTQLLRDVGPALSPFNAFLILQGVETLGLRVQRHSDNALAVANHLQSHPAVSWVNYPGLASHPTHHLAQKYLRHGYGAILGFGIKGGAQAAIKFINNVKLLSHLVNIGDAKSLVVHPWSTTHAQLSDDERFATGVSDDFIRLVVGIESVGDIIADIEQALAASQA from the coding sequence ATGTCTACCATCGGCGACTACACCGGCTTCGATACCCTCGCGCTGCACGCCGGGCAGCAACCCGATTCGGATACCGGATCGCGCGCCGTACCGATCTACCAGACAACTTCATACGTGTTCAAGGACACCGACCAGGCCGCCAACCGCTTCGCGCTCAAGGAGGCCGGCCAGATCTACGCCCGGATCACCAACCCGACGTGGGACGTACTCGAGCAGCGCATCGCCGCGCTGGAGGGTGGGGCGGCGGCGTTGGTGACCGCCTCCGGGCAGGCGGCCGAGACACTGGCGATCCTCAACCTCGCCGGCGCCGGCGACCACATCGTGGCCTCGTCGAGTCTCTACGGGGGCACCTACAACCTGCTCCACTACACCCTCAAGAAGCTCGGGATTGAGACGACTTTCGTGGACCCCGACCCGTCCGACCCGGGCGCCTTCGGCCGGGCCATCCGGGACAACACCAAGCTCGTGTATGCCGAGAGCCTGGGCAACCCCAAGAACGACGTGCTCGACATCCAGGCGGTGGCCGACGTGGCGCACGAGGCGGGGCTGCCGCTCATCATTGACAACACGGTGACGACGCCGTACCTGCTCAACCCGATCCAGTGGGGCGCGGACATCGTCCTGCACTCGCTCACCAAGTTCCTGGGCGGGCATGGCACCTCGGTCGGCGGGATCATCGTGGACAGCGGCAAGTTCAACTGGGCCAACGGCAAGTTCCCGGCCTTCACCGAACCCGACCCGAGCTACCACGGCCTGCGGTTCTGGGACACCTTCGGGGCGGTCGCGTATGTCGTCAAGGCCCGCACGCAACTGCTGCGCGATGTGGGCCCGGCCCTCAGCCCCTTCAACGCCTTCCTGATCCTGCAGGGCGTGGAGACCCTGGGTCTGCGGGTGCAGCGGCACAGCGACAACGCCCTGGCGGTGGCGAACCACCTGCAGAGCCACCCGGCGGTGTCGTGGGTGAACTACCCGGGCCTGGCCAGCCACCCGACGCACCACCTGGCCCAGAAGTACCTGCGTCACGGCTACGGGGCCATCCTGGGCTTCGGCATCAAGGGCGGGGCTCAGGCCGCCATCAAGTTCATCAACAACGTCAAGCTGCTGTCGCACCTGGTGAACATCGGGGACGCCAAGTCGCTGGTGGTGCACCCGTGGAGCACGACGCATGCCCAGTTGTCGGATGACGAGCGCTTCGCCACCGGCGTGAGCGATGACTTCATCCGGCTGGTGGTGGGGATCGAATCCGTCGGCGACATCATCGCCGACATCGAGCAGGCCCTGGCGGCCTCGCAGGCGTAG
- a CDS encoding DUF3034 family protein, with amino-acid sequence MRTVTTLLAVLLIVVAATAACAQGTWEGPTGVFLNPLALNLGRDKAAATFHYLNLQPAGGLTTYGLVYGAYDNLEVGVTRADLAVGGLTSIDLLHAKYVWPGKGGAPNVALGGVLRLNEDDGPTTSDIYLAATKIFPSKTPVIASVTLRNTDGLGSGLFGKDDDRSFQLGGFLGVQATPKLIVGVEYYDQPEADAWLDLAARYVADANTFVDAGLARINDDLDDQFAVAVTHVF; translated from the coding sequence GTGAGAACCGTCACGACCTTGCTTGCCGTCTTGCTGATCGTCGTCGCCGCCACCGCCGCGTGCGCACAGGGCACCTGGGAGGGCCCCACCGGGGTCTTCCTCAACCCGTTGGCCCTCAACCTGGGCCGGGACAAGGCCGCCGCGACCTTCCACTACCTGAACCTGCAGCCCGCGGGCGGCCTGACGACCTACGGCCTCGTCTATGGCGCCTATGACAACCTCGAAGTGGGCGTCACGCGCGCTGACCTGGCGGTGGGCGGGCTGACCTCCATAGACCTCCTGCACGCCAAGTACGTCTGGCCGGGCAAGGGCGGAGCGCCGAATGTCGCGCTGGGCGGCGTCCTGCGCCTCAACGAGGACGACGGGCCGACCACGAGTGACATCTACCTCGCCGCCACGAAGATCTTCCCGTCCAAGACGCCAGTCATCGCCAGCGTAACGCTCCGCAACACCGACGGTCTTGGTTCGGGGCTGTTCGGCAAGGACGATGACCGCAGCTTCCAGCTCGGCGGCTTCCTGGGCGTGCAAGCCACCCCCAAGCTGATCGTCGGCGTGGAGTACTACGACCAGCCCGAGGCGGATGCCTGGCTCGACCTGGCGGCGCGCTATGTCGCGGACGCCAACACCTTCGTTGATGCCGGCCTGGCCCGCATCAACGACGACCTCGACGACCAGTTTGCCGTAGCTGTGACACACGTGTTCTAG
- the cysK gene encoding cysteine synthase A gives MPIAADATELIGETPLVYLDRLAAGLPGRVTAKLESFNPLSSVKDRIALSMIEAAEAIGRIGPDTILLEPTSGNTGIGLALVAAVRGYQLTLVMPESMTEERRRLLIALGAKLILTPAAKGMKGAVAYATQLAAEDSRYLLLQQFENLANPYAHRRSTGPEIWRDTRGGVDVFVSGIGTGGTLTGVAEAIKPLKPELKLVAVEPAESPVLSGGQAGPHRIQGIGAGFVPEVLRREFIDEILQVTGDDAVATARRLARTEGVVAGVSSGAATYAALQIAARPESEGKLIVVLLPDTGERYLSTDLFEYDPAVLERVELE, from the coding sequence ATGCCCATCGCTGCCGACGCAACAGAACTGATCGGTGAGACCCCCCTGGTCTACTTGGACCGCCTGGCGGCAGGCCTGCCGGGGCGCGTCACGGCCAAGCTGGAGTCGTTCAACCCCCTATCCAGCGTGAAGGACCGCATCGCCCTGAGCATGATCGAGGCCGCGGAGGCCATCGGCCGGATCGGGCCGGACACCATTCTCCTGGAGCCCACCTCGGGCAACACCGGCATTGGCCTGGCCCTGGTCGCGGCCGTCCGGGGCTACCAGCTCACGCTGGTGATGCCCGAGAGCATGACTGAGGAGCGCCGCCGCCTGCTGATCGCCCTCGGAGCCAAGCTCATCCTGACGCCGGCCGCCAAGGGCATGAAAGGCGCTGTCGCCTACGCCACGCAGCTTGCCGCTGAGGACAGCAGGTACCTGCTCTTGCAGCAGTTCGAGAACCTGGCCAACCCCTATGCCCACCGGCGCAGCACCGGGCCGGAGATCTGGCGGGACACCCGCGGCGGCGTAGACGTGTTCGTCTCGGGCATCGGCACCGGCGGCACGCTCACCGGCGTCGCCGAGGCCATCAAGCCGCTGAAGCCCGAGCTGAAGCTGGTCGCCGTCGAGCCCGCGGAGTCGCCGGTGCTGTCGGGCGGGCAGGCGGGCCCCCACCGCATTCAGGGCATCGGGGCCGGGTTCGTGCCGGAGGTGCTGCGGCGCGAGTTCATTGACGAGATCCTCCAGGTCACGGGGGATGATGCCGTGGCGACGGCCCGGCGGTTGGCGCGCACCGAGGGTGTCGTGGCCGGCGTCTCATCGGGCGCAGCCACGTACGCCGCCCTGCAGATCGCGGCCCGACCCGAGAGTGAGGGCAAGCTGATCGTCGTGCTGCTGCCGGACACCGGCGAGCGGTACCTGTCCACCGACCTGTTCGAGTACGATCCTGCCGTGCTGGAGCGCGTGGAGCTGGAGTAG